A genome region from Hydrogenoanaerobacterium saccharovorans includes the following:
- a CDS encoding sugar isomerase domain-containing protein, producing MDTQLINDEVYVERICRMLQDVEKNELQGIGQAAACAYRSIQNGGLLHVFSTGHSHMIVEEMFYRAGGLIPINPILDNSLMLHEGAISSTFNERMPGKAEEVLSKAGLAHGDTIIISSNTGINIVPIEAALYAKKKGLTVVAVTSLETSKTLKPRHPDGKKLYEVCDIVIDNHAPFGDGLVKVPKNGQPTGGASTFSSLFIAQRIVLKIENYYLENGMLPPIYMSANIPGGDEFNAAAVAEYQGRIKALC from the coding sequence ATGGATACACAACTTATAAACGATGAAGTTTATGTTGAACGTATTTGCCGTATGTTGCAGGATGTCGAAAAAAATGAGTTGCAGGGCATCGGGCAAGCTGCAGCTTGTGCATACCGTTCAATACAAAACGGCGGGCTTCTCCATGTTTTTTCAACAGGTCATTCCCATATGATTGTAGAAGAGATGTTCTACCGTGCCGGCGGGCTAATTCCCATCAACCCGATTCTGGATAACTCGCTCATGCTCCATGAGGGGGCAATATCCAGTACATTTAACGAAAGAATGCCCGGTAAGGCAGAAGAAGTTTTAAGTAAAGCCGGCTTAGCACATGGGGATACGATTATCATTTCATCAAACACCGGTATAAATATAGTGCCGATAGAAGCAGCGCTTTATGCCAAAAAGAAAGGGCTTACCGTTGTAGCGGTTACCTCGCTAGAAACTTCTAAAACTTTAAAACCGCGCCATCCTGATGGTAAAAAACTATATGAAGTGTGCGATATTGTTATTGATAACCACGCACCATTTGGTGATGGCTTGGTAAAGGTACCAAAAAACGGGCAGCCAACAGGCGGCGCATCTACCTTTAGCAGCTTGTTTATTGCCCAAAGAATTGTTTTAAAAATTGAAAACTACTATTTAGAAAATGGAATGCTTCCTCCTATTTATATGAGTGCAAATATACCGGGGGGAGACGAATTTAATGCCGCTGCTGTTGCCGAATATCAAGGAAGAATTAAAGCACTATGCTAA
- a CDS encoding N-acetylglucosamine kinase, giving the protein MNYYIVCDAGGTKGEFLLFNSHGMILAKSKSSAANAIFTGEQQAVYVVKEGILTCLKQADLALKDITEIALFIPGFKPCLHILKQELQFNKIELQGDEENAFYGALGKGQGIVVLSGTGSFALGKDYKGNRAVIGGWGPLIGDFGSGYHIGILCLTRLTQLYDMQLKGGLLEELVLQKLDIKTTAELRHIVYKQDFTRSAIAALCTIVAKAAEENDPTAQKILQEAAQELVNLAAMAAGRIDSCGLEVSLIGGVSKMGELIIRPFQDCLRNMLPQCSFSPSKYSPCIGGVLYVLENKEGCDIQSPQIINNILKGVNLPC; this is encoded by the coding sequence ATGAACTACTATATCGTATGCGATGCAGGAGGAACGAAGGGCGAATTTCTTCTTTTTAACTCTCATGGGATGATTTTGGCAAAATCAAAAAGTTCTGCAGCCAATGCAATATTTACAGGCGAGCAGCAAGCCGTTTATGTTGTAAAAGAAGGGATTCTCACCTGTTTAAAACAGGCAGATTTAGCATTGAAAGATATTACTGAAATAGCGCTTTTTATACCCGGCTTTAAACCATGTTTACATATTTTAAAACAAGAACTGCAGTTTAATAAAATTGAACTGCAGGGTGATGAAGAAAATGCGTTTTATGGGGCGTTAGGCAAGGGGCAGGGCATTGTTGTGCTCAGCGGAACGGGTTCTTTTGCATTGGGTAAAGATTATAAGGGAAACAGAGCAGTCATAGGGGGGTGGGGGCCCTTAATAGGTGATTTTGGCAGTGGATATCATATAGGTATCCTTTGCTTAACCCGCTTGACGCAGCTTTATGATATGCAATTAAAAGGGGGGCTGCTGGAGGAGTTGGTACTGCAAAAGCTGGATATTAAAACCACAGCAGAACTCCGCCATATAGTTTATAAGCAAGATTTTACACGCAGTGCAATTGCAGCCCTTTGCACAATTGTAGCAAAAGCAGCAGAAGAAAATGACCCAACAGCGCAAAAAATTCTACAAGAGGCAGCACAAGAGCTTGTAAACCTTGCTGCTATGGCAGCAGGCAGAATCGACAGCTGCGGGCTTGAAGTTTCGCTTATAGGCGGTGTCTCTAAAATGGGAGAGCTGATTATAAGACCTTTTCAAGATTGCTTGCGTAACATGCTGCCGCAATGCAGCTTTTCACCAAGTAAATATTCCCCTTGTATTGGAGGAGTACTTTATGTTTTAGAAAACAAAGAGGGCTGTGACATACAGAGCCCCCAAATTATAAATAATATACTTAAAGGAGTAAACCTACCATGTTAA
- a CDS encoding sugar isomerase domain-containing protein: protein MLMDQYFTAMKSVLNKFEETQRDTIIKVSDEIAKRLAKGAAWHIMDTGHMLMFEGVGRTGGMMALKAIKITCEIQNPVRHRPSPARGIVGYDSVPGFADYVLGRANILDGDIIMIGSVSGYNYFPVDLALKANEKDCLTVAITSVDYSKHLTSKHPSGKRLFEACTYCIDNCTNYGDTLVEVKEMGQSICPASGISASYAMWAIQSTVVEKLLEMGLKPSVYISNHMPNASKINGDALDNYEKYGY, encoded by the coding sequence ATGTTAATGGATCAATATTTTACAGCCATGAAAAGTGTATTGAATAAATTTGAAGAGACTCAACGAGATACCATCATTAAGGTGTCGGATGAGATTGCAAAGCGTCTTGCAAAAGGTGCAGCATGGCATATTATGGACACTGGCCACATGCTTATGTTTGAGGGCGTTGGGCGTACCGGTGGTATGATGGCACTAAAAGCAATCAAAATTACATGCGAAATTCAAAACCCTGTCCGTCACAGACCTTCTCCGGCAAGGGGAATTGTAGGATACGACAGTGTACCTGGTTTTGCAGATTATGTATTAGGACGTGCCAACATTCTTGACGGAGATATTATTATGATTGGTTCAGTTTCGGGATACAACTACTTTCCGGTAGATTTAGCGCTGAAAGCAAACGAAAAAGATTGCCTGACTGTTGCTATTACATCGGTAGATTATTCAAAACACCTTACCTCAAAACATCCTTCCGGCAAACGATTGTTTGAAGCATGCACCTACTGCATCGACAACTGCACTAACTATGGAGACACCCTGGTTGAGGTAAAAGAAATGGGTCAGTCTATCTGTCCGGCAAGCGGTATCAGTGCAAGCTACGCTATGTGGGCAATCCAAAGTACCGTTGTAGAAAAATTATTGGAAATGGGTCTCAAACCAAGTGTATACATATCAAACCATATGCCCAATGCCTCTAAAATTAATGGCGATGCATTAGATAATTACGAGAAATACGGATATTAA
- a CDS encoding GntR family transcriptional regulator, producing the protein MKALPRYQQVMNYYQSLIESGQLIEGDKMPTEEEMCKLFNVSRITVRRALDGLTQEGYIYKLQGKGSYVTVKKTDMQLNRLQGFSEEMKSLGLEPSTILLSLEIKEPTESVAAELMIESNQKVYCIERLRCADGIPIAIEHVHIAFFRFPGLDRYDLTKSLYEILKYNYGCEKKKAVQCIKACSAPNDVANLLKIKPGKAVLQITRTTFEQDGIPFEYVKSIYRGDKYQFNVTINQ; encoded by the coding sequence ATGAAAGCATTGCCGCGATATCAGCAGGTGATGAACTATTATCAATCGTTGATTGAATCCGGGCAGCTGATAGAGGGAGATAAGATGCCTACTGAAGAGGAAATGTGTAAACTTTTTAATGTCAGCCGAATTACAGTGCGCCGTGCATTGGATGGTTTAACGCAAGAAGGATATATTTATAAGCTTCAGGGAAAAGGCAGTTATGTTACGGTTAAAAAAACAGATATGCAGTTAAACCGCTTGCAGGGATTCAGCGAAGAAATGAAAAGCCTGGGGCTAGAGCCTTCGACAATCTTGCTTTCTTTAGAAATTAAAGAGCCTACAGAGTCTGTGGCTGCTGAATTAATGATAGAAAGCAACCAAAAAGTATATTGCATAGAACGTTTGAGATGTGCCGATGGCATACCAATTGCAATAGAGCATGTGCATATAGCATTCTTTCGCTTTCCGGGGTTAGACCGTTACGATTTAACGAAGTCTTTATATGAAATTTTAAAATATAACTATGGTTGCGAAAAAAAGAAGGCGGTACAGTGCATTAAAGCTTGCTCTGCACCCAATGATGTTGCAAATCTTTTAAAAATTAAGCCGGGCAAAGCAGTTTTGCAAATTACACGTACAACCTTCGAACAGGATGGAATACCATTTGAATATGTTAAATCAATCTATCGGGGTGATAAATACCAGTTTAATGTAACAATCAATCAATAA
- a CDS encoding MgtC/SapB family protein has product MFNDLRELTLLSALVRVFLALFIGGILGLERGRKNRPAGLRTYMLVCLGATLVMMTNQYVYQIFGTGDLVRMGAQVVSGIGFLGAGTIIITRHNQIKGLTTAAGLWTAACIGLALGIGYYEGAIIGGLAVILVISFLHGIDNALKMHSSYVDLYLEFDSQMRISNFFEFARENNFYVSRVEMNEFRQSDGHCISVIITVKSLEKRSHQEVVSLLSSAPHLRYIEEITL; this is encoded by the coding sequence ATGTTTAATGATTTAAGAGAGTTAACGTTGCTTTCAGCGCTGGTTCGAGTGTTTCTTGCACTGTTTATTGGTGGAATTCTTGGATTAGAGCGCGGAAGAAAAAACCGCCCTGCAGGGCTGAGAACCTATATGCTGGTTTGCCTAGGGGCAACGTTGGTAATGATGACCAACCAATATGTATACCAAATTTTTGGAACGGGAGATTTGGTACGTATGGGTGCCCAAGTTGTTAGCGGAATTGGCTTTTTGGGGGCAGGTACGATTATTATTACAAGGCACAACCAAATCAAAGGGCTGACTACGGCGGCAGGCCTATGGACTGCTGCCTGCATAGGCCTGGCATTAGGGATTGGATATTATGAAGGAGCCATCATTGGAGGGCTTGCTGTTATTCTTGTAATTTCTTTTCTCCATGGAATCGACAATGCTTTAAAAATGCATTCAAGCTACGTTGATTTGTACTTGGAATTTGACTCCCAAATGCGCATCAGCAATTTTTTTGAGTTTGCAAGAGAAAATAACTTTTATGTTTCAAGAGTAGAAATGAATGAGTTTCGGCAATCTGACGGTCACTGTATCAGCGTAATTATAACTGTAAAAAGCTTGGAAAAACGCTCTCATCAAGAGGTGGTAAGTTTGCTTAGTTCTGCGCCTCACCTGAGATATATTGAAGAAATTACCCTTTAA
- a CDS encoding carbohydrate ABC transporter permease has protein sequence MQVQPYKKSKNFIYHTIMIILSLIMIYPFVWSTLSSFKTIDQLYTGNPLNILPRPFTLENYKRLFEVLPFGKFILNSIVLSIAIPFSMIVIASITAYALTRLNFKGRNIIFLAFIATMMIPSHVTLIPNYKTIVDLNLYNTYTALFLTSMFTATNAFNIFFFRQFFLSIPKDLENAAIIDGCSRIRIFFKIILPNSKPAIATTAILSFRTVWNQFLWPMIVINDFDKMTLTVGLKYLKEWDSNWAVLLAGATISIVPIILVFFAFQKYFISSSMNAGFGGR, from the coding sequence TTGCAGGTACAACCTTATAAAAAAAGTAAAAATTTCATTTACCACACAATCATGATAATTCTATCTCTTATTATGATTTATCCTTTTGTTTGGTCTACATTATCTTCATTTAAGACAATCGATCAACTCTACACAGGTAATCCCTTAAATATTCTTCCGCGCCCTTTTACGCTTGAAAATTACAAGCGGCTTTTTGAAGTACTTCCATTTGGCAAGTTTATACTTAACTCGATTGTTTTATCAATTGCAATTCCATTTTCTATGATTGTCATTGCATCCATAACAGCGTATGCATTAACTCGTTTGAATTTTAAGGGAAGAAATATTATCTTTCTGGCATTTATTGCAACAATGATGATACCAAGCCACGTTACCTTAATACCAAACTATAAAACAATAGTAGATTTAAACCTTTATAATACCTATACCGCATTGTTTTTAACCAGTATGTTTACTGCAACCAATGCCTTTAACATCTTTTTCTTTCGGCAGTTTTTCTTAAGCATTCCAAAAGATTTAGAGAACGCTGCCATTATTGACGGATGCTCTCGAATAAGAATCTTTTTCAAAATTATATTACCAAATTCTAAGCCCGCCATTGCTACAACAGCAATTCTAAGCTTTAGAACCGTTTGGAACCAGTTTCTTTGGCCTATGATTGTCATCAACGATTTTGACAAAATGACGCTGACTGTGGGACTGAAATATTTAAAAGAGTGGGATTCTAACTGGGCGGTTCTTCTTGCAGGTGCAACTATTAGTATTGTACCGATTATTTTAGTGTTTTTTGCTTTCCAAAAGTATTTTATATCTTCATCTATGAACGCAGGTTTTGGCGGTAGATAG
- a CDS encoding PQQ-binding-like beta-propeller repeat protein yields MNTLLKKLVCFCLIVVISGTCIPSAYAAQVSNYSAEEYLTSYQLSHWSIEKGKINSGKNSFLDLEDRQALEVASVAGAIESLGTFAVTSNASPQTITLSVTAKASSPVTGDVLIFNPSTNQYQSVGSINFTTQYTVKTFTLPQADMFVQADQVQVKISIQSSMDIQLSLDNISLTGAAKASSNHTVYSYDVTSVTLETGTETTSNSVNLKDRDNKYYSVSSVSNKVAWYTSLFLDCAKSSVQSLEIEYDGKTSIDANDLWISIFRFDTNNWETVAVSDCKTTASNKTVVLSAPTRLSSWISDDGEVRIRLYNSATKSFTRDTDYLHLNVYHQTAENVKKFAADTIITEYGSIIGGNETSITAKDADFLKLSSDAANKIAFQSKFNVGIAADQVYAVTVSINTSVDNSANNQYISLYNYDTDKFNVFRTSMVSDKDETLRFTVTDPMELSRYISAEGEVTARIYNSAVRSFTRKVDYVELLVEYGTFEGFEIAQISDVHELIGSSNFKSIINEINTKVQPDFTIVTGDITDHGTPEQYELYKKDKTLFTNPVYTTPGNHDVRWWNSNGKNDFKNRIGPLYQSFDHKGVHFVLLDSTVNLELDGKINKAQLEWLKADLNTIPKEMPVILFAHHPFKINNNVTARHELLNAVKENNVIAYMSGHLHYYGNVIEDGVPVNYITYVKDNPEQNYVTIRFTGKNYYIYKCKASDGSKKLWLSGTMNNTRKTKFTIESAIPDANGNVTVNVAVTQAPDGISSVKARIDNYGNYTLLTKDKENHWVGTISISDYAPKIPYGKHFVGVEVFDGKQNKWTNYMDYEWEGGSVTTNWIFETSDMIQSSATAWQDKVYVGSNDGNLYCISDTTGSLNWKFSCQDGVTSKPAVFTSNGRTMILFGSNDKKLYSVDAQSGQLNWSFTTGGSVISDPVVEGTKVVFGAGDGKIYALDASTGTMIWSYQTNGLIRQQPAIKDGVVYAFVRDTYIWYAINLEDGSLKWRGNANTDESLFVCGDVRPTIAQNKLWCIDAQNTRPGYLNMTNGVLEWTSDTIQKVSSRGMATDGSLVFYTGNNGRNLYAINAADNSTVWTADLRHDGKDGDLQEMQIDSGLIYHEGILLRVAERGRISGIDPLNGKVLFHYDAAGYPERVFWSTPEVAGNRIYISGIDGKLYSITYPK; encoded by the coding sequence ATGAATACGTTGCTAAAAAAACTAGTCTGTTTTTGTTTGATAGTTGTTATTAGTGGAACGTGTATTCCATCTGCTTATGCAGCACAGGTAAGCAACTATAGCGCAGAAGAATATTTAACTTCGTATCAACTCTCGCATTGGAGTATTGAAAAAGGTAAAATCAATTCAGGAAAAAACTCTTTTTTAGATTTAGAAGATCGCCAAGCTTTAGAAGTAGCATCTGTAGCAGGTGCAATAGAAAGCTTGGGTACTTTTGCAGTTACTTCAAACGCCTCACCGCAAACAATAACATTATCCGTAACCGCGAAAGCATCCAGTCCTGTTACAGGCGATGTTTTAATCTTTAATCCCAGTACAAATCAGTATCAATCGGTAGGAAGTATAAATTTTACCACGCAATATACTGTAAAAACATTTACGCTCCCTCAGGCAGATATGTTTGTACAAGCAGACCAGGTTCAGGTGAAAATAAGCATTCAATCATCTATGGATATTCAACTTTCACTTGATAATATCTCATTAACTGGTGCTGCAAAAGCAAGTTCCAATCATACAGTTTATAGTTACGACGTTACTTCTGTAACCCTTGAAACGGGTACAGAAACAACATCAAATTCTGTAAACTTAAAAGACAGGGATAATAAATATTATTCCGTCAGCTCTGTTTCAAATAAAGTGGCGTGGTATACTTCTCTGTTTCTTGACTGTGCCAAGTCATCTGTGCAGAGCCTGGAAATAGAATACGACGGAAAAACAAGCATAGATGCAAATGACCTTTGGATTTCGATATTTCGCTTTGATACAAACAATTGGGAAACGGTAGCAGTGTCAGATTGTAAAACAACGGCATCAAACAAAACAGTTGTTTTATCTGCTCCAACTAGGTTGTCCAGCTGGATTTCAGATGATGGAGAAGTGAGAATTCGTCTATATAATTCGGCAACCAAAAGTTTTACCAGAGATACCGATTATCTTCATTTAAATGTCTATCATCAAACGGCGGAAAATGTAAAAAAATTTGCTGCCGATACAATTATTACAGAATATGGCAGTATTATAGGTGGCAACGAAACAAGTATTACCGCAAAAGATGCAGATTTTTTAAAGCTTAGTTCTGATGCCGCAAATAAAATAGCTTTTCAAAGCAAATTTAATGTTGGAATTGCTGCCGACCAAGTTTACGCTGTTACTGTTAGTATAAACACCAGTGTAGATAATTCAGCAAATAACCAGTACATTTCACTGTATAATTATGATACCGATAAATTTAACGTATTTAGAACATCTATGGTATCGGATAAGGATGAAACGCTTCGTTTTACTGTTACCGACCCTATGGAATTGAGCCGATATATTTCTGCGGAAGGGGAGGTAACTGCAAGAATTTACAATTCAGCTGTACGCTCTTTTACCAGAAAAGTGGATTATGTAGAGCTCCTTGTAGAGTATGGAACATTTGAGGGCTTTGAAATTGCGCAAATTTCAGATGTTCACGAGCTGATTGGCAGCAGCAATTTTAAAAGTATTATTAACGAAATCAATACAAAGGTACAGCCTGATTTCACCATTGTAACAGGTGATATTACGGACCACGGAACCCCCGAGCAATACGAACTATACAAAAAAGATAAGACTTTATTTACAAACCCTGTTTACACTACACCGGGCAACCACGATGTGCGCTGGTGGAACTCTAATGGCAAAAACGATTTTAAAAATCGCATAGGGCCTTTATACCAATCGTTTGACCATAAGGGTGTACATTTTGTTTTGTTAGATTCTACAGTAAACTTGGAATTAGACGGCAAAATAAATAAAGCCCAGTTAGAGTGGCTGAAAGCTGACTTAAACACCATCCCGAAAGAGATGCCGGTCATACTGTTCGCCCACCATCCGTTTAAAATTAACAATAATGTTACTGCAAGGCATGAACTTTTAAATGCAGTAAAAGAAAATAATGTAATTGCCTATATGTCAGGGCATCTTCATTATTATGGAAATGTTATAGAAGATGGAGTTCCTGTAAATTATATTACATATGTAAAAGATAACCCCGAACAAAATTATGTTACTATACGCTTTACAGGCAAAAATTATTATATTTACAAATGCAAAGCGTCCGATGGCAGCAAAAAGCTTTGGTTATCAGGTACTATGAATAACACGCGCAAAACAAAGTTTACAATCGAATCTGCTATACCGGACGCAAACGGTAATGTTACTGTAAATGTAGCTGTTACGCAAGCACCGGACGGTATTTCTTCTGTAAAAGCACGAATTGACAATTATGGCAACTACACTTTGTTAACAAAAGATAAAGAAAACCACTGGGTAGGTACTATTTCTATATCCGATTATGCACCTAAAATACCGTATGGTAAGCATTTTGTTGGTGTAGAAGTATTTGATGGTAAGCAAAACAAATGGACAAATTATATGGATTACGAGTGGGAAGGAGGCTCTGTAACTACAAACTGGATTTTTGAAACAAGTGATATGATACAATCCTCTGCAACAGCATGGCAAGACAAGGTTTATGTTGGCTCCAACGATGGAAACTTATATTGTATTAGTGATACCACAGGCAGCCTAAACTGGAAGTTCTCCTGCCAAGACGGTGTTACCTCCAAACCGGCTGTTTTTACATCGAACGGAAGAACCATGATACTTTTTGGGTCAAACGATAAAAAACTATATTCTGTCGATGCACAAAGCGGTCAGCTCAACTGGAGTTTTACAACAGGGGGCAGCGTAATATCCGACCCTGTTGTTGAAGGGACTAAGGTGGTATTCGGTGCAGGAGACGGTAAAATTTATGCACTGGATGCAAGCACCGGAACTATGATTTGGAGCTATCAAACAAATGGTCTTATCCGTCAGCAGCCAGCCATAAAAGACGGTGTGGTGTATGCATTTGTACGAGATACTTATATCTGGTATGCAATTAACTTGGAGGACGGCAGCCTTAAATGGAGAGGCAATGCGAACACAGATGAATCTTTGTTTGTTTGCGGAGATGTAAGGCCAACAATCGCACAAAACAAGCTTTGGTGTATAGATGCACAAAACACCAGACCGGGCTATTTAAATATGACAAACGGTGTGTTGGAGTGGACATCCGATACAATTCAAAAGGTATCATCCAGAGGTATGGCTACCGATGGAAGTTTAGTGTTCTACACAGGGAATAATGGAAGAAACCTCTATGCAATCAATGCGGCAGATAATTCAACCGTTTGGACTGCGGACCTAAGACATGACGGAAAAGACGGAGATTTGCAAGAAATGCAGATTGATAGCGGGCTAATCTACCATGAGGGGATTCTCTTGCGCGTGGCAGAACGGGGGCGTATTTCCGGCATAGATCCTTTAAACGGGAAGGTGCTTTTTCATTACGATGCCGCAGGATACCCTGAAAGGGTATTTTGGTCGACACCGGAGGTAGCGGGTAATCGTATTTATATCTCAGGCATAGACGGGAAACTTTACAGTATCACTTATCCAAAATAA
- a CDS encoding ABC transporter substrate-binding protein produces the protein MKKSFFSKLTVLILALVMVFSLAACGGKPASAPEGTSKQDAASPGVQTLKVYTWWDITKVEHLKKMKEDFEAENPDIKLEFITIPSKYADTMVTKLAGGEIPDVMMLAMDQIPRYALSGMLLPLDDMASQDYKDSLYPVVKDALTVQGTMYAAARDVTPKVMYLNTKMFAEAGIEIPADNWTLEEFTDIAKKLTKGTGAESQWGYYWKNYTDQTYALMASFGGKLYSDDGKSSVLSTDEKTMEALKYMYDLYNTYKVCPSAAQASQFGDSEFSPFMANKVAMQIGALSTASTFDANGTEYTVLPMPSVDGVSRTSSFVNSWVIPKAAKNPDLSWRVVEFLSGKQGQQIALDMNYGLPASKEVDTTAFEAKTPYNKYFVQALEAAVPFPVNLNGAGFQTMFQKECEALWAGAVAPEDFAKNVDAQAKQILSK, from the coding sequence ATGAAAAAATCATTTTTCTCTAAGCTAACTGTATTGATTTTAGCGCTGGTTATGGTGTTCAGTTTGGCAGCTTGCGGCGGAAAACCTGCTTCTGCACCCGAAGGCACGTCAAAACAAGATGCAGCTTCACCTGGAGTACAGACGCTAAAAGTTTATACTTGGTGGGACATTACAAAAGTTGAGCATCTTAAGAAGATGAAAGAGGATTTTGAAGCAGAAAACCCGGATATTAAACTTGAGTTTATTACCATCCCGAGCAAATATGCAGACACTATGGTAACCAAACTGGCAGGCGGTGAAATCCCTGACGTGATGATGCTTGCTATGGACCAAATCCCCAGATACGCATTGTCCGGTATGCTGCTTCCGTTAGACGATATGGCTTCTCAAGATTACAAAGATTCTTTGTATCCTGTTGTTAAAGACGCTTTAACGGTACAGGGCACTATGTATGCAGCAGCAAGAGACGTTACGCCCAAAGTAATGTATCTCAACACAAAAATGTTTGCAGAGGCAGGCATTGAAATCCCGGCAGACAACTGGACTCTTGAAGAGTTTACAGATATTGCAAAAAAACTTACAAAAGGCACTGGAGCAGAAAGCCAATGGGGTTACTACTGGAAAAACTACACCGACCAAACATATGCACTCATGGCAAGCTTTGGCGGTAAATTGTATTCAGATGACGGCAAAAGCAGTGTACTTTCAACCGATGAAAAAACTATGGAAGCATTAAAATATATGTATGATTTGTACAATACCTATAAAGTTTGCCCATCGGCAGCACAGGCATCACAGTTTGGCGACAGCGAGTTTTCGCCCTTTATGGCAAATAAAGTTGCAATGCAGATAGGCGCACTATCTACAGCTTCTACCTTTGATGCAAACGGCACAGAATACACAGTATTGCCTATGCCTTCTGTTGATGGTGTAAGCAGAACATCTTCTTTTGTTAACTCATGGGTTATTCCAAAAGCTGCAAAAAATCCGGATTTATCTTGGAGAGTAGTCGAATTTCTCTCTGGTAAACAAGGGCAGCAAATTGCTTTGGATATGAATTACGGTCTTCCTGCATCCAAAGAAGTTGATACCACAGCATTTGAAGCAAAAACACCCTATAACAAATATTTTGTTCAGGCATTAGAAGCTGCTGTACCGTTCCCTGTAAACTTGAACGGTGCCGGTTTCCAAACAATGTTCCAAAAAGAATGTGAAGCTCTTTGGGCAGGCGCAGTTGCTCCGGAAGATTTTGCGAAAAATGTTGATGCTCAGGCAAAACAAATTTTAAGCAAATAA
- a CDS encoding carbohydrate ABC transporter permease, with amino-acid sequence MNSLIQKTTKSTSKKICKRNKLSLKQKEAAAGWLFVSPALIGFTIFTFSSILRSLYYSFTEWDLLTPPKWVGLENFKRVFQDKYFYQYMGNTLYFVVLLVPIVLVVSLMLAIFINKKTKGMVKAYRAALFLPSITSTVAISMVWLWIFNPDMGLLNNFLFVLGFDTVPQWLASTVWSKPALVIMRVWQMGGYYMLMFLSGLQTIPETLYEAADVDGANKVQQFFKITIPMLSNTFFVVAILLVIEAFNMFESIFIMTEGGPLGSTSTIMYYIYEKAFSFYEMGYASALAWVFFIIILIVTLVQYRFRNEQGGE; translated from the coding sequence TTGAATTCACTGATACAAAAAACTACCAAGAGTACCTCAAAAAAGATTTGTAAACGTAATAAACTGAGTTTAAAACAAAAAGAAGCTGCCGCAGGTTGGCTTTTTGTTTCACCTGCATTGATCGGGTTTACGATTTTCACATTCAGCTCGATACTAAGGTCTTTGTATTATTCTTTTACAGAATGGGATTTATTGACACCGCCAAAGTGGGTGGGGCTTGAAAACTTTAAAAGGGTTTTTCAGGACAAGTACTTTTATCAATATATGGGCAATACGCTCTATTTTGTAGTTTTATTAGTGCCCATTGTTTTAGTTGTCTCATTAATGCTGGCAATTTTTATTAATAAAAAGACAAAAGGAATGGTAAAAGCATACCGTGCTGCACTGTTTTTACCGTCTATTACTTCTACGGTAGCAATCAGCATGGTTTGGTTGTGGATTTTTAACCCCGATATGGGATTGCTGAACAACTTTTTATTTGTATTGGGCTTTGATACCGTACCCCAATGGCTGGCAAGTACCGTATGGAGCAAGCCTGCGCTGGTAATTATGCGAGTTTGGCAGATGGGCGGCTACTATATGCTTATGTTTTTATCTGGTTTGCAAACCATTCCAGAAACTCTTTACGAAGCTGCCGATGTAGATGGCGCAAACAAGGTACAGCAATTTTTTAAAATAACGATTCCTATGCTGTCCAACACATTCTTTGTAGTAGCTATTTTGTTGGTAATTGAAGCTTTCAATATGTTTGAAAGTATTTTTATTATGACAGAAGGCGGGCCTCTCGGCTCGACCAGCACCATTATGTATTACATATACGAAAAAGCCTTTAGCTTTTACGAAATGGGCTATGCATCAGCATTGGCTTGGGTGTTCTTTATTATTATTCTCATTGTAACCTTGGTACAATATCGATTCAGAAACGAACAGGGGGGCGAATAA